The following coding sequences lie in one Danio rerio strain Tuebingen ecotype United States chromosome 3, GRCz12tu, whole genome shotgun sequence genomic window:
- the hspb9 gene encoding heat shock protein beta-9 (The RefSeq protein has 1 substitution compared to this genomic sequence) → MSSSERAFMDDPFFENSYFLRPRRGMPLSSFREDFLHRRAQIMQNLRSEIRDSLLNELCEDFFQTLDGSSTFSRLFSTDPEQKKKQDVSLTLDTRGFSPEDVSVTVSGRRLEVMAGKRAEKNASSSSAESQAQEFVQAVQLPDHLDPASLTCSLGEDGLLHIETPEETKDESSEEHVVPIRFRTSLDFPINKDRSNKTEDEKSN, encoded by the coding sequence ATGTCTTCCTCTGAGAGAGCTTTCATGGACGACCCTTTCTTTGAGAACTCCTACTTCTTGTGGCCCAGACGCGGCATGCCTCTTTCCAGCTTCAGAGAGGATTTTCTCCACCGTAGAGCCCAAATAATGCAGAACCTGAGGAGTGAGATCAGAGACAGTTTGCTGAATGAACTTTGTGAAGATTTCTTCCAAACTCTAGATGGTTCCTCAACCTTCTCCAGGCTGTTCAGCACTGACCCAGAGCAGAAGAAGAAGCAGGACGTGTCTCTTACTCTGGACACCCGAGGCTTTTCTCCAGAGGATGTGAGTGTCACGGTGTCTGGACGAAGGCTGGAGGTGATGGCCGGAAAGAGGGCTGAGAAAAACGCTTCTTCGTCATCTGCTGAGTCCCAGGCTCAAGAGTTTGTTCAGGCCGTGCAGCTTCCTGATCACCTGGATCCAGCTTCATTGACCTGCTCACTTGGTGAAGATGGACTCCTGCATATCGAGACACCAGAAGAAACCAAAGACGAGTCCTCGGAGGAGCACGTCGTTCCCATCCGCTTCAGGACATCCCTCGATTTCCCCATAAACAAGGACAGATCAAACAAAACAGAGGATGAGAAGTCAAACTAG